One stretch of Paenibacillus sp. AN1007 DNA includes these proteins:
- the ectB gene encoding diaminobutyrate--2-oxoglutarate transaminase, with translation MSIFEKLESNVRSYCRSFPVVFDRAKEDLLFSEDGRGYIDFFAGAGALNYGHNNDYIKDQILDYLTSDRIMHGLDMYTMAKREFIQSFSERILEPRKLNYKIQFCGPTGTNAVEAALKLARKAKKRSGIFAFMGGFHGMSLGSLSATSSKSMREGAGLPLNGVTFMPHPSGAFAEMDTLGYIENILTDSHSGIDKPAAILLETIQAEGGIHVADVQWLRGLQQLCRDHDILLITDEIQVGCGRAGEFFSFERAGIEPDLVTLSKSISGYGLPMSILLLKPELDLWTPGEHNGTFRGNQLAFVAAKAALEFRDKVSLETQVKQKEEFVRSFLEKEIKTLHPSIAIRGIGLIWGIDVSGFIDEAGAKRMSEICFENGLIIERAGRGDLVLKIMPPLTVTMEHLTAGCSIIKSSMQQVISEEDQRLLVTT, from the coding sequence GTGAGCATTTTTGAAAAGCTGGAATCCAACGTAAGATCTTACTGCAGAAGCTTTCCGGTAGTATTCGACCGGGCCAAGGAAGACCTGTTATTTTCTGAAGATGGAAGAGGATATATTGATTTTTTTGCAGGCGCAGGAGCGCTGAATTACGGTCACAACAACGATTATATCAAGGATCAGATTCTTGATTACTTAACTTCAGATCGGATTATGCATGGTCTGGACATGTATACAATGGCCAAGCGGGAATTCATCCAAAGCTTCTCGGAGCGGATCCTGGAGCCGCGAAAGCTGAATTACAAAATCCAATTCTGTGGTCCAACGGGAACGAACGCGGTTGAAGCAGCCCTAAAACTTGCACGCAAGGCGAAGAAGAGATCTGGGATATTCGCATTCATGGGTGGGTTCCACGGCATGTCACTAGGCAGCCTGTCAGCGACAAGCTCCAAGTCTATGAGGGAAGGGGCCGGACTGCCTCTGAATGGAGTTACGTTTATGCCGCATCCGAGTGGTGCTTTTGCAGAAATGGATACACTGGGTTATATCGAAAATATCCTGACTGATTCGCACTCGGGAATCGACAAACCGGCTGCCATTCTGCTTGAAACCATACAAGCGGAGGGCGGAATTCATGTCGCCGACGTGCAGTGGCTGCGCGGACTACAGCAGCTGTGCCGCGATCACGATATCCTGCTCATTACCGACGAGATTCAAGTTGGATGCGGCCGGGCTGGTGAATTCTTCTCCTTTGAACGTGCGGGGATCGAACCTGATCTCGTTACCCTGTCAAAGTCAATCAGCGGTTACGGTCTGCCGATGTCCATCCTGCTGCTGAAGCCGGAATTGGATCTCTGGACACCAGGGGAGCACAATGGTACCTTCCGTGGCAATCAGCTTGCCTTTGTTGCTGCCAAAGCTGCACTTGAGTTCAGAGACAAAGTCTCCCTGGAAACTCAGGTGAAGCAGAAAGAAGAATTTGTGCGTTCGTTTCTTGAAAAAGAAATTAAAACTCTGCATCCATCCATTGCGATCCGCGGAATTGGCCTGATCTGGGGGATCGACGTCTCTGGCTTCATAGATGAAGCTGGGGCGAAACGTATGTCTGAGATTTGCTTTGAGAATGGGCTCATTATTGAGAGAGCCGGCAGAGGAGACCTCGTTCTGAAGATCATGCCTCCTCTGACTGTCACGATGGAGCATCTGACCGCTGGCTGCAGTATTATCAAGTCCAGTATGCAGCAGGTAATCTCTGAGGAGGATCAAAGATTGCTGGTAACAACCTAA